The Microscilla marina ATCC 23134 genome contains the following window.
TTGGTTCTTCTGTGGAAACAATTAGGGAGATGGGCAAAACGCCAACATCCCAAAAAGACGCTAACGCTACATTATCAGGAATAGACGTGATAGTGTGAATTTATCCATTTTTATAAAAAGTATTATTTTTATGTCAAATTAGCTTTGTTTGCGTAAATATCCTTTTTGGATAGTTGTGTGTAAGCAGTTCAGGGCATCGCCCTGAAATAGTATCAAATGATGGAAAGCGTGTATAGTTCTACAGTTTCGTGAAAAAATAACGAAAGCGAAAAGACACAAATTGATATGAAAAATATTAGTTTAAGAAAGGCAACAATAGAAGACAAAGCATTAGTAGTGGACTTTGATTATAGCCTTGATGTAGTCGAACATATCGAACTCAAGAGAGAGGAAAAGATTACAAAAGCAATATTGTGTGAGGAATGTTTTATCATATTGGTGGACAACAGAGAAATTGGATTTGTCATATTTGATTACCGTTTTTTTGACCAAGGGTGGGTAGGACTTATTGTTATTGATGAAGAATATAGAGGAAAAGGAATAGGTGGAAAAACATTTGACCTTATATGTAAGCAGTGCAAGGCGAATAAAGTATTTACTTCAACCAATAGTTCCAATATTCCAATGCAGAAAGCATTGACTAAAGTTGGTTTTTCTTTTGCAGGTAAAATAAACGGATTAGATGATGGAGACCCTGAACTATTTTATTATAAAAAGACTAACAATAGGGAAACGAAAAGTTAAAGAGGAAAAACAAAATGCCAGTATACAACAATGTATATAAAAAATAGGTGATACAGTAATAAATTCAAGGTTTGTAGCTCGTATCAACTTTTGTCATATCTTGAGATCAAAGCGCTACGAAATTTCCTTAGCTTCGCCGAGCTCCCTCCGGTCGGTTTGTAG
Protein-coding sequences here:
- a CDS encoding GNAT family N-acetyltransferase, translated to MKNISLRKATIEDKALVVDFDYSLDVVEHIELKREEKITKAILCEECFIILVDNREIGFVIFDYRFFDQGWVGLIVIDEEYRGKGIGGKTFDLICKQCKANKVFTSTNSSNIPMQKALTKVGFSFAGKINGLDDGDPELFYYKKTNNRETKS